From Nicotiana tabacum cultivar K326 chromosome 22, ASM71507v2, whole genome shotgun sequence, one genomic window encodes:
- the LOC107827631 gene encoding glutaredoxin-C11-like: protein MKPQTSLKLTTLASFRLAILPSVLHEIFSVLVELILRFTILIMDKIRELASKRAAVIFTKSSCCMCHSIKALFYEIGASPAVHELDKDSRGIEMAVALRSLGCNPCVPAIFIGGQFVGSAKDVISLHVDGSLKEMLINAKAIWL, encoded by the coding sequence ATGAAACCTCAAACATCACTAAAGCTTACAACACTAGCATCATTTAGACTTGCAATACTCCCTTCTGTTCTACACGAGATTTTTTCTGTTCTCGTTGAACTCATCTTAAGATTTACGATACTAATAATGGATAAGATTAGAGAGTTGGCATCAAAGAGGGCAGCAGTAATATTCACAAAGAGCTCGTGTTGCATGTGTCATAGCATAAAAGCACTATTCTATGAAATTGGAGCAAGCCCAGCTGTTCATGAATTGGACAAAGATTCAAGAGGAATAGAAATGGCAGTGGCTTTGAGAAGCTTAGGTTGTAATCCATGTGTTCCAGCTATTTTCATTGGTGGACAGTTTGTTGGTTCAGCTAAGGATGTTATTTCCCTTCATGTTGATGGTTCTCTTAAAGAAATGCTCATCAATGCCAAAGCTATATGGCTTTAA
- the LOC107827632 gene encoding glutaredoxin-C11-like → MEKIRVLASKRAAVIFTKSSCCMCHSIKALFYEIGASSAVHELDQDSRGIEMALALRSLGCNPCVPAIFIGGQFVGSAKDVISLHVDVLSRKCSSMPKLYGFNLGYLTGGCKEIKAILFVKMAENGNLSFLEV, encoded by the exons ATGGAAAAGATTAGAGTGTTGGCATCAAAGAGGGCAGCAGTAATATTCACAAAGAGCTCATGTTGCATGTGTCATAGCATAAAAGCACTATTCTATGAAATTGGAGCAAGCTCAGCTGTTCATGAATTGGACCAAGATTCAAGAGGAATTGAAATGGCACTGGCTTTGAGAAGCTTAGGTTGTAATCCATGTGTTCCTGCTATTTTCATTGGTGGACAGTTTGTTGGTTCAGCAAAGGATGTTATTTCCCTTCATGTTGATGTTCTCTCAAGGAAATGCTCATCAATGCCAAAGCTATATGGCTTTAACtt GGGGTACTTGACTGGGGGCTGTAAAGAAATTAAAGCCATTCTTTTTGTGAAAATGGCTGAGAATGGAAACTTAAGCTTCTTGGAAGTTTAA